In a single window of the Dehalococcoidales bacterium genome:
- a CDS encoding VOC family protein, with amino-acid sequence MPDYVYDHIHLYSPDPLKTAQFYEDMFNAERVNARELPNGQVSVELSLSGSRILIMQQSADAKPVSTARGTVSGLEHFGIRTDDIETAVTDLKAKGVEFRDDIWEIRPGIKISFLWAPEDVLIELLEVRA; translated from the coding sequence ATGCCGGACTACGTGTACGACCATATTCACCTGTACAGTCCTGACCCGTTGAAGACAGCCCAGTTCTACGAAGACATGTTCAATGCCGAAAGGGTCAATGCAAGAGAGCTCCCCAATGGACAGGTCAGCGTGGAGCTCAGTCTCAGTGGTTCGAGGATACTGATTATGCAGCAGTCCGCCGACGCGAAGCCGGTGTCAACGGCGCGGGGTACGGTGAGCGGGCTGGAGCACTTCGGGATAAGGACCGATGATATCGAAACGGCCGTGACCGACCTGAAGGCAAAGGGTGTGGAGTTCCGCGACGACATATGGGAAATCCGGCCGGGCATCAAGATATCGTTCCTGTGGGCACCGGAGGATGTGCTCATCGAGTTGCTTGAAGTCAGGGCCTAA
- the mutS gene encoding DNA mismatch repair protein MutS, with protein MQKSSQTPIRRQYLSIKQQYPQAIVLFRLGDFYETFDEDARVVANELEIVLTSREMGKGNRVPMAGIPYHALDNYLARLINHGHKVAICEQVTKPGETKGIVEREVVRVVTPGTIVEPGLLDSKTNNYLVGVVLNDEEAGIAYVDITTSEFATTQLPIRRTTPELERLRPSELITNARAELSGLEPDVHITPVDEYWFELETSRQALLEHFGVRTLDGFGCARLPLAIRAAGAVVRYIQETQKGALGQLTRLSTYSTDSFMALDVQTQTNLELFRSASGTTTGSLLSIIDLTKTAMGSRLLKKWLGQPLLDIEALVKRQEAVTWFHTNALPRNQAASLLGRVADMERLVNRIGSNIASPLELIALRRSLEVVPEIKEAISGGNGLYNGNGASDVTWLKNELKPRDDVVALISEAIVDEPSGGLGEGNVIRPGFSEELDDLKEVASNARQYLANLERDEQEKTGIKSLKIGYNRVFGYYIEVSKANLSQVPETYIRKQTLVNGERYFTPELKEYESTILNARERITELESSIFRRVCQQVAAASEAILAVAGAIAHADAFCGLAEVAVRYGYTRPELTTGEEVIIMQGRHPVVERTLSDGAFVPNDTYLSNRDAQLIILTGPNMAGKSTYLRQVALIVLLAQVGSFVPADSATIGVVDRIFTRIGAREDITSGQSTFMMEMVETANILNNATRRSLLILDEIGRGTSTYDGLSIARAVAEYIHNYPRLGAKTLFATHYHEMVELAGFLPRVKNFNVAVTEEKGEVIFLRKIVPGGVDKSYGIHVAKLAGLPRSVVHRAQEVLEDLEGDSRRSAPKRKGRQPQETVQQIPLFGQKSPITEELQTLDIDSLTPLEALTRLYELQKKAREE; from the coding sequence ATGCAGAAATCAAGCCAGACCCCTATCCGCCGTCAATATCTCAGCATCAAGCAGCAGTACCCGCAGGCTATTGTTCTCTTCCGCCTCGGAGATTTCTACGAGACCTTCGACGAGGACGCCCGCGTTGTCGCTAACGAGCTTGAGATTGTCCTTACCTCGCGGGAGATGGGCAAAGGGAACCGTGTGCCGATGGCCGGTATCCCATATCACGCCCTGGACAACTACCTCGCCAGGCTGATAAACCACGGCCACAAGGTGGCTATCTGCGAGCAGGTCACAAAACCCGGCGAGACCAAGGGCATCGTCGAGCGGGAAGTCGTCCGCGTGGTCACCCCCGGTACTATAGTCGAACCCGGCCTGCTCGACAGCAAGACAAACAACTACCTGGTCGGTGTAGTGCTCAACGACGAGGAAGCCGGTATCGCCTACGTGGATATTACCACCAGCGAGTTTGCCACCACCCAGCTACCCATACGACGGACTACCCCGGAACTGGAACGACTTCGCCCATCGGAGCTTATCACCAACGCTCGCGCCGAGCTTTCCGGACTGGAGCCAGACGTCCACATCACGCCGGTGGACGAATACTGGTTCGAACTGGAAACGTCACGCCAGGCCCTGCTGGAGCACTTCGGGGTGCGCACCCTCGATGGCTTCGGCTGTGCCCGACTACCCCTGGCAATCAGGGCTGCGGGAGCCGTAGTCCGCTATATCCAGGAAACACAGAAGGGCGCCCTGGGGCAGCTTACCCGACTTTCCACATACTCAACCGATTCCTTCATGGCACTGGACGTCCAGACGCAGACCAACCTGGAGCTCTTCCGCAGCGCCTCAGGGACGACAACCGGCTCACTGCTGTCAATTATCGACCTGACGAAAACGGCGATGGGCAGTCGGCTGCTCAAGAAGTGGCTCGGGCAACCGCTCCTCGATATCGAGGCACTGGTGAAAAGACAAGAAGCAGTTACCTGGTTCCATACCAACGCCCTGCCCCGGAATCAGGCAGCTTCCCTGCTGGGCCGCGTAGCCGACATGGAGCGGTTGGTCAACCGTATCGGCAGCAACATCGCCAGCCCCCTGGAGCTAATTGCCCTGCGGCGCAGCCTTGAGGTAGTGCCGGAAATTAAAGAAGCTATCTCCGGAGGCAACGGCCTCTACAACGGCAACGGCGCCTCGGACGTCACCTGGCTTAAGAACGAGCTCAAGCCCCGTGACGACGTGGTCGCACTCATCAGCGAGGCAATCGTCGACGAACCGTCCGGTGGACTCGGTGAGGGCAACGTCATCAGGCCGGGGTTCTCCGAAGAACTCGACGACCTCAAGGAGGTAGCCAGTAACGCCCGGCAATACCTGGCCAACCTGGAGCGCGACGAGCAGGAAAAGACCGGTATCAAGTCGCTGAAGATAGGTTATAACCGCGTCTTCGGCTACTACATCGAGGTGTCAAAGGCCAACCTCTCCCAGGTGCCGGAGACGTACATCCGCAAGCAGACGCTGGTCAACGGCGAGCGGTACTTCACGCCGGAGTTGAAGGAGTACGAATCAACTATCCTCAATGCTCGGGAGCGGATTACTGAGCTTGAAAGCAGCATCTTCCGCAGGGTGTGCCAGCAGGTGGCCGCCGCCAGTGAGGCAATCCTGGCCGTGGCCGGGGCAATTGCTCACGCCGACGCTTTCTGCGGTCTCGCCGAGGTCGCTGTCCGCTATGGCTACACCCGGCCGGAACTGACCACGGGCGAAGAAGTAATCATCATGCAGGGACGCCACCCCGTGGTTGAGAGGACCCTCAGCGACGGCGCCTTCGTACCCAACGACACCTACCTCTCCAACCGTGATGCCCAGCTAATAATCCTTACCGGGCCGAACATGGCCGGGAAATCGACCTACCTGAGACAGGTCGCCCTGATTGTGCTACTGGCGCAGGTCGGCAGCTTCGTCCCGGCGGACTCGGCCACCATCGGCGTGGTAGACCGCATCTTCACGCGGATTGGTGCGCGTGAGGACATTACTTCGGGGCAGTCCACCTTCATGATGGAGATGGTGGAGACGGCCAACATCCTGAACAACGCTACCAGGCGCTCGTTACTGATACTGGACGAAATCGGGCGGGGCACCAGCACCTATGACGGCCTGTCCATCGCCCGGGCGGTGGCGGAGTACATCCACAACTACCCCCGGCTGGGAGCAAAGACCCTCTTTGCCACCCATTACCACGAGATGGTGGAGTTGGCCGGCTTCCTGCCCCGGGTCAAGAACTTCAACGTCGCCGTGACCGAGGAGAAGGGAGAGGTCATCTTTCTGCGCAAGATAGTGCCCGGCGGGGTCGATAAGAGCTACGGGATACACGTGGCCAAGCTGGCGGGACTGCCCCGGTCGGTAGTGCACCGCGCCCAGGAGGTGCTGGAAGACCTCGAGGGGGACAGCCGCCGCTCCGCGCCGAAGAGAAAAGGCCGCCAGCCCCAAGAGACAGTCCAGCAGATACCCCTCTTCGGGCAGAAATCACCAATCACCGAGGAACTTCAAACGCTGGATATCGACTCCCTGACACCGCTGGAAGCCCTCACCCGGCTGTACGAGTTGCAGAAGAAGGCCAGGGAAGAGTAG